The sequence below is a genomic window from Acetobacter vaccinii.
CTTTGATGGTGTGAATGGTGCGGGTCTGATATGGGACAGCATAGAACGCAGGCTTGAGGCCTGAGACACAATACCGCCCGCCCATGCTGCATGCGCTAAAGGCAGCGCGGGCACCATGGACAAGATGACCCTGCCAGTCATAATGGGAACCAACATTCCCTGGGGCGGGCAGGGCCAGCGCACAGTGCGGCGGTCCTTTTCCATCCGCCCGACCCGCAAGCCTGTTCTGGCTGCTGCGGGGCCGAGGGTGGTGGAGTGCTTTGGTGGCAGTATGGACTGCACGCAGGGAAGGAAGAGACAGAGTGGCTCTTGAAGAAAGGTTGGCCGAGAGGCAGGCAGAGGACATGACTGACGTTTTCCAGAACTATTCCTCTGGCCGGGATGATGCCCCAATGCCGCCCCCCTCGCGTTCCGCGCTGGATGCGGAGGCCGTCAAGCTTGCCTATCGGCGCTGGGCCAAGGTGTATGACGTGGTCTTCGGCGGTGTGTCCCGCTTTGGCCGCCTGCGTGCGGTCGAGGCTGTAAACGGCCTGCCAGGCTCGGACGTGCTGGAGGTAGGGGTCGGGACCGGCCTTGCCCTGCCGCACTACAAGACATCCAAATCCATTACCGGCATCGACCTTTCCTCCGACATGCTTGATCGTGCGCGTGAGCGCGTGCGGGTCGGCGGGCACAGCAATGTGCGGAGCCTGCTGGAAATGGATGCCGAGGAAACGAGCTTCGAGGATAATTCCTTCGATATCGCCGTTGCCATGTTTGTGGCCTCTGTCGTGCCGCATCCGCGCAAGCTGCTGCGCGAACTCAAGCGCGTTGTGCGGCCGGGCGGGTATATCCTGTTCGTCAATCACTTTCTGGCACCGGGTGGGGTGCGCGGGAGTGTCGAGCACGCCATGGCGCGGGCCTCCCGCTCACTGGGCTGGCATCCGGACTTTGCGATGGAGGCTTTGCTGCCGCCTGAAGATATGGTGCGGGCCTACATGCAGCCGGTGCCGCCCCTGGGCCTGTTTACATTGGTAACACTGGAGAATCTCCCTTCCGACTAAGGGGGAATGTGCGCTTGTGTTGGGTCAGAGGCGCTGATTATGCGTGGCTGGGTGGCTCGTTCTTGTAGGCAGGGGCGGATAGGATACACCCGTTTTTCGTCCCCTGGCCGTAGGGTCAGGGGACCAGCCCTTGCACAGAAATAATAGGAACTGGGGTATGACCTCCGTGCGTAACCGGAGCCAACAGCGTTATTCACGTTCAGGCAGGGGCCAGAAGGATGGTGTCTGCGATATCAGGACAGGCAGTGCCTATCTGGGGCTGGCGGCTTTGGCCGGGCTTGTCGGTGGCGGTATTGCTGTCATGGCCCGTGTGGGCCAGCTGCCCGCCATGCCGGGTCTTGCGCGTCTGACGCAGGTACATTCCATTCTTATGCTGCTGTATCTGGTCGTGCCTGCCCTTGTGGGTGGGTTTGGCACGCTATGGCTGCCCAGAGCGTTGGGGCGTGCGCGTATTCTTGCCTCTGGCCTTAACACCACCGGGTTGTGGCTGACGGTTGCGGGGGCGTGTGGCACCCTGTTGGCCGCAGGGCACGATACAGGCCTGCGCTGCGCCACGCTGCTGTGGTGTGCCGGAACGCTGCTGACCAGCATGGCTTTGCTGGCGACCGTGTTTGATAGCCGGGCAGACAGCCTGCAACGTCAGCCGTTTTCTCCCTTTGTGTGGGGGCAGACACTCGCTGCGTCTTCTCTATTGCTGATGGTGCCGGTGTTTGCCGCCCATATCGTGCGTGGATGGGGGCAGGCCAGCTTGTCTGTGTCCTCCGCAGTCGCAGGCTTTGCCGCCCCGGTCAGCCTTGTGGTGTTGCTGGTGGGTTTTGGCCTGGTGTTTGACATGACAGCGCGTGTCGGCCGCTCTGCTATCCGGCCTGTTGTCGCTGTCATGGCGATCACGGCAGCCACGGGCGTTGTGGCGTGGGTCAAGGCATCGCTGCTGCCTGCGGATATGGCCGGTCAGGCCTTGCAGATTGGCGGGGCGTTGGTGGGGCTGTATTCACTCTCTGCCATTGCCATGGCGGTCGCGTGGGTTGCAGCGACATGGAAAGCCAGCATTACCCTGCGCACGCCGCTGCTGTGGGGTATGGGGTTTGTTGGCGTGGTTGCCGCAGGCTGGGGCGCACAGTTCCTGCTTGGTGCAGGGCTGCACTCTGCCCTCCAGCTTGGGGCACTGTATGCCATCTGTGGTGGCTTTTACCTCTGGCGTGGTGAGGAATGTGGTTTTTGGTATCCACAGCGCCTGGCGCGGCTGCATTTCTTTCTGACACTGGCTGCAACTCTTCTGGTCTTTGTGCCGGGGCAGCAGGTTTCTGGCGCTGCGTTGTTTGGGCTTGCGGCTCTGTGCTTTGTCGTGGCAGCGGTATCCAGCTTCCGTAAGCAGGCTCCGGCTTCCGTATCCACAGTCCTGCAGCCTGCCCCTGTGCGGCTTGGTCAGTCACGGAGAGGTTTTTTCTGATGCGCCCAACAGTCACCGCGACAGAAACAGTCCGTCGTCCGCGTTACGAGACCGGGCAGGTTGGCACTCTGGCGCGTGACTGGCTGGCTTTGCTCAAGCCCCGCGTTATTTCGCTGGTTGTGTTTACCGGTGCTGCGGGCATGATGATGGCCCCGGTCAGGATTGACCCCTTTACGGCGCTGGTCAGCATCTTTTGCATCTGTCTGGCATCCGGCGCGGCTGGGGCCATCAATATGTGGTATGACCGGGATATCGATGCGGTCATGCAGCGGACCATAACCCGCCCTGTGCCCGCCGGACGTATTCCTGAAGGGGAAGCTCTGGCGTACGGTGTCGGGCTGTCCTGCCTGTCTGTCTGCCTCATGTGGATGGCAACAAACACCTTGGCTGCGGCCATACTGGCGTTTTCCATCTTCTTCTATTCCGTCATCTACACCATGTGGCTTAAGCGTTCGACACCGCAGAACATCGTGATCGGTGGTGCTGCGGGGGCTTTCCCCCCCATGATTGGGTGGGCTGCGGCGACCGGTCATATGGCGGTTATGCCTGTTGTCATGTTCGGGATTGTTTTCTTCTGGACGCCGCCTCATTTCTGGTCTTTGGCGTTGTATGC
It includes:
- a CDS encoding class I SAM-dependent methyltransferase; protein product: MTDVFQNYSSGRDDAPMPPPSRSALDAEAVKLAYRRWAKVYDVVFGGVSRFGRLRAVEAVNGLPGSDVLEVGVGTGLALPHYKTSKSITGIDLSSDMLDRARERVRVGGHSNVRSLLEMDAEETSFEDNSFDIAVAMFVASVVPHPRKLLRELKRVVRPGGYILFVNHFLAPGGVRGSVEHAMARASRSLGWHPDFAMEALLPPEDMVRAYMQPVPPLGLFTLVTLENLPSD
- a CDS encoding cbb3-type cytochrome c oxidase subunit I gives rise to the protein MTSVRNRSQQRYSRSGRGQKDGVCDIRTGSAYLGLAALAGLVGGGIAVMARVGQLPAMPGLARLTQVHSILMLLYLVVPALVGGFGTLWLPRALGRARILASGLNTTGLWLTVAGACGTLLAAGHDTGLRCATLLWCAGTLLTSMALLATVFDSRADSLQRQPFSPFVWGQTLAASSLLLMVPVFAAHIVRGWGQASLSVSSAVAGFAAPVSLVVLLVGFGLVFDMTARVGRSAIRPVVAVMAITAATGVVAWVKASLLPADMAGQALQIGGALVGLYSLSAIAMAVAWVAATWKASITLRTPLLWGMGFVGVVAAGWGAQFLLGAGLHSALQLGALYAICGGFYLWRGEECGFWYPQRLARLHFFLTLAATLLVFVPGQQVSGAALFGLAALCFVVAAVSSFRKQAPASVSTVLQPAPVRLGQSRRGFF
- a CDS encoding heme o synthase; amino-acid sequence: MRPTVTATETVRRPRYETGQVGTLARDWLALLKPRVISLVVFTGAAGMMMAPVRIDPFTALVSIFCICLASGAAGAINMWYDRDIDAVMQRTITRPVPAGRIPEGEALAYGVGLSCLSVCLMWMATNTLAAAILAFSIFFYSVIYTMWLKRSTPQNIVIGGAAGAFPPMIGWAAATGHMAVMPVVMFGIVFFWTPPHFWSLALYACKDYGRAGIPMLPVVHGARHTRWQIFLYTIVLLAISLVPSVMHLSGWFYTCVALALGLGFIGCAIRVLLEPQDKDGVSLKGDKAARVSFRFSLAYLFFLFCGLLGDHFLRLWGF